DNA from Cyanobacteria bacterium FACHB-DQ100:
GGGAAAATCGATCATAAATCGCAATCGCCGCACAAAAGCATCATCCAGACTGCTGCGTAAATTCGTCGTGAGGATAGCAATGCCTTCATACTCTTCCATCTTTTGCAACAGATAGCCAATTTCAATGTTGGCGTAGCGATCGTGGGAATCCTGCACCTCCGATCGTTTGCCAAACAGGGCATCGGCTTCGTCAAACAACAAAATTGCATTGGAGTTGGCGGCGGCGGTAAAGATGCGATCGAGATTCTTCTCGGTTTCGCCAATATACTTACTTACAATCTGCGACAGATCAATCTGATACAGATCAAGCTGTAACTCCTGAGCAATCACTTCTGCCGCCATTGTTTTGCCTGTTCCCGGTAATCCCGAAAACAGCACATTTAAGCCTTTGCCCCGCGATAATCGTTTTCCAAAACCCCAGTCTTGATAAACTTTCGGTCGATACTTTGCCTGATTGCAGAGTTCTTCTAGCTGTGCTTTTGAATCGGTGGACAGGATAATGTCATCCCATCCATACACTGGGTTGATTTTGCGGGCCAGTCCAGTCATGTCTTGTCCCGATTGAGCGCGAGCCGCAGCAAATAAGTTGATCGGCTCTGACTTCCATTCCGCAACATGACGAGCGGTTGCGATCGCATCAACAATCTGAGTGTCTGTCAGCCGAAACCGATCTGCCAAGGCATCAAGATCACTTGCAGCGATCGCAAGATTCACTTCTTCTAAATACTTTTTCCAAGCTTGCTGACGTTGAGTAAAATTTGGCATCGGAAACATCAGCGTCACGATTCCAAGAGGTTCAGCCGAGCGAAACGGTTGTTCACCCGACAGAAGCATCCGAGTTTTGCGGAGTGCTGGAACGGTTTCAGAATCAATCTCAACATAAAGCAATGCGTTTTGAAACCAGGCTTCTCGAACCCAGTAAGCAATATCAGTCGCTTGGGCTGCAATCAGTAAAGGACAATTCAAAGCTTTCGCCAAGGCTTGCGCTGCTTTTCGTTTGAGGGCGCGATCGCTGCCCTGAAAGTATACGGGCATCTGCCAATCTTGATCGACCAATGCCTTTAACTGCTGGCTCAACTCATTGGGGAGTTCTTCTAAACTGACGATTGATTGCACGAGTTCACCACCGCGATCAAGTCCAGGCTGATGCAGCAAGAATCGAATCAATTGAGGGTTGAGATGTAACTCTTGGGCAAGCAGGGTCGGTCTAATTTGCTCAGATTCTAAAGAAAGCAACCCTTCTCGAATCGAGGGGGCGGTCGAAGCAAAGCGATCGCGCTTTTCCAATCGCTCGATCGCATCCGAACATAGGAGATTTAAGGCGAGATCAACGCTGGGACGTTTAGCGCGAACATCATCTTGGAGATAAGCATACAGAGACTCATAGCGGCGATCGAGTTCGGGCGCAAGCGCGATCGCGATCACGTCTAGGTCGAACTGAGACAAGCTGAACTTCTGCTGCACTGAGGCAAGCCGCGAATCAGGTGAAATGTCTGCAGTCAGAATTAGGGGACTTTGCTGCTTCTCATCGCTTGCTGCTTGTTCCAGCAGTCGATCCAATCGCTGCAAGAGAGGCAGAAGTAAGGCTAACTCGGACTGATTCATGAAGGTGCTGGAGCAGATGATTTCACATTAGAGGCTATGGCTTACCAGTCTGTTTGACCAGATGCAGAGGGGCAAAGTTTGGCAGAGCCATTTACCGATCGCTGCAAATAGAACAGTAGATAAGCTTAGGGATTATTGCTTCAGTCTTGTTCCTCCTTGCTCTTTTTTCGAGCGTGACTAATCAATTCTCCTAGAGTTGAAAGCATCAGTAGCTTAGGATTCAATGTCTTTCCTGTTTCTTGCTCATAGTCTGCCAAGAATTTAGAGTTAATCACTTTCTCAAACCATTCTTTTTCTTTTTTAAGCCTCTTTGGGGGATTTGCTGCAATACTTTCTAGCCCCTTTTTGATCTCCTCATAGTGGCTATTTCTCTGCTCCTCCTTCTGCTTCTCTTTTGCTTCATGTAGACTGCGCTCTTCTGCCTCACGTTTCTCTGCTAGCTTTTGCTTTTCTTGTCTCTCAATCTCTGGGTTGAAATACCTTTCTGCTCCACTTAAACTTACATTCTCTAACTTATTTTTTCGGAAAATTTGCACTTCCACGACAGCATTTCTAGGGACTTCTACCAGTAATGTTTCTCTATTTTTTTCTGCACTATATTTATACAGCTCTAGTTCCCTTTTCGCTGTATTGTTGTATTCTTTATTTCGCAAAGATGTTTTGAAGTGATGAGACTCCTCAAGATGTTGATTGTAAATTTTATCCTGATCGATTTTAGCAAGATCGATTTTAATAACAGCCTCACTCGTAAACAATTCTCCGTGATTGCTGTGAACTAATCGCTTAGGCTTTGCATGAGTCACTGAAAGCATTCGCTGATCATCACCACTTCCATCCCGCTGCTGTAGGAACTCTCGCTCTTCTTGAGTGATATTCTCCTGTTCTCCTCTGCTCACAAAATCATATTTTTTAGCTTGATTGCCAATTATCATTGTTGGATTTCGAGGAGACATTTTACCCTGTGTGAAAAGCTGGTTCATTTGCTGATAGCTACAACCTCTATAGACATAGCGGGTAATATATAGCCCCCGTTGATCTTGAACATATTCTTTTGAGGTTCCTTTCTTTTTATAGGCGGGATTACGCAATGGTTCCATCCCTTCTTGGGTAATGGGAGATCCAAATCTCTTACCTGCAAAAAGAATGCTGTACAGCGGCTTCTTA
Protein-coding regions in this window:
- a CDS encoding DUF4157 domain-containing protein, with the protein product MRQSMRQTKPEIVSSQPVSIRSIQPTSQSIFSPDKPSFRGLSGELMSLQTKLAVGEAGDRFEQEAEQTATRVVEQIHAPAQPKAKRTESLQPLKQPAFNEGKNATPALEASIQQAVGSGQPLPNHLQHSMQDAFGQNFQQVRIHTDANANQLNHSLQSRAFTTQQDIFFRQGSYDPTSRKGQELIAHELAHVVQQSANPAAPAIQRAGDKIAFEAKPSTDNNDAELIKKIEVAIAEHQKSKRRAKDKIESSKDANIVKLTREEEQKLKQVQSGENAKSESKEIRDNYKEKKVETLKSYHDSYLTTGWNLDKLQTEIEKATNGEVSFGENVNDEIVVTSKKTKKPLYSILFAGKRFGSPITQEGMEPLRNPAYKKKGTSKEYVQDQRGLYITRYVYRGCSYQQMNQLFTQGKMSPRNPTMIIGNQAKKYDFVSRGEQENITQEEREFLQQRDGSGDDQRMLSVTHAKPKRLVHSNHGELFTSEAVIKIDLAKIDQDKIYNQHLEESHHFKTSLRNKEYNNTAKRELELYKYSAEKNRETLLVEVPRNAVVEVQIFRKNKLENVSLSGAERYFNPEIERQEKQKLAEKREAEERSLHEAKEKQKEEQRNSHYEEIKKGLESIAANPPKRLKKEKEWFEKVINSKFLADYEQETGKTLNPKLLMLSTLGELISHARKKSKEEQD
- a CDS encoding ATP-binding protein, with protein sequence MNQSELALLLPLLQRLDRLLEQAASDEKQQSPLILTADISPDSRLASVQQKFSLSQFDLDVIAIALAPELDRRYESLYAYLQDDVRAKRPSVDLALNLLCSDAIERLEKRDRFASTAPSIREGLLSLESEQIRPTLLAQELHLNPQLIRFLLHQPGLDRGGELVQSIVSLEELPNELSQQLKALVDQDWQMPVYFQGSDRALKRKAAQALAKALNCPLLIAAQATDIAYWVREAWFQNALLYVEIDSETVPALRKTRMLLSGEQPFRSAEPLGIVTLMFPMPNFTQRQQAWKKYLEEVNLAIAASDLDALADRFRLTDTQIVDAIATARHVAEWKSEPINLFAAARAQSGQDMTGLARKINPVYGWDDIILSTDSKAQLEELCNQAKYRPKVYQDWGFGKRLSRGKGLNVLFSGLPGTGKTMAAEVIAQELQLDLYQIDLSQIVSKYIGETEKNLDRIFTAAANSNAILLFDEADALFGKRSEVQDSHDRYANIEIGYLLQKMEEYEGIAILTTNLRSSLDDAFVRRLRFMIDFPLPNERDRLCIWERIFPAATPRSPDVDLSAMARRFEISGANIRNIALAAAFLAASEGGVITMTHLIRATQREYQKMGKLLMDDWH